AGAACCAATACCACATTGCCGGCAAGCGAAGTGGCCTTGGCCTACAAGCAGCTTTGGATGGTGGAGCGAGCTTTTCGGGAGATGAAGTGCACCCTGAAGCTTCGTCCCATGTATCACTGGACGGAAAGCCGAATCCGTGGCCACATCATGGTATGTTTCCTTGCCTTTTACCTTGAGATGGCGCTACGCCAAATGCTCAGCAGTGT
The nucleotide sequence above comes from Calderihabitans maritimus. Encoded proteins:
- a CDS encoding transposase, which codes for RTNTTLPASEVALAYKQLWMVERAFREMKCTLKLRPMYHWTESRIRGHIMVCFLAFYLEMALRQMLSSV